In Nitrospira sp., one genomic interval encodes:
- a CDS encoding sigma 54-interacting transcriptional regulator produces MTHPPPTQTDQLNLERYRALLRVAEAIASHSDLAALTQDLARLLPSVVPVNFVGLSLHDLQRGVMRLHVLQANVPADIIGGQERPPDETPAGLVWATQEPLLLNDLTKEQRWPEVIGLMREDGVQSCCLVPLTSAVRRLGALEFSSLEKDVYRTSDLELMQQVGRQVAVAVENVLNREAAAASQRDVERQRDRFGLLLRMTNTMASTLDLREVFKAVSLCLREMVSQEYASLVLCDGDTQRVRLHALDFPDNQGALAEGVVTDVSDSPAGLALQRKRPVVVNERQELETFAHAVLRLLVEKGFGSICSLPLLSRDRVIGCLNLASRQEHAFSAQDVEFLSQVAGQVALAVENALAYQEIRALKDRLTEEKLYLEEEIRLEYGFDDIIGESRVLKQVLGQVEIVAPTDATVLIQGETGTGKELIARAIHRLSGRRQRTFVKLNCAAIPTGLLESELFGHERGAFTGAISQKIGRFELAHEGTIFLDEVGEIPLELQSKLLRVLQEQEFERLGSTRTIRVDIRLVAATNRDLAKLVEEGRFRSDLYYRLNVFPVTMPPLRDRREDIPMLVRYFTQHYAARMKKPIESIPAPTLEALSRYAWPGNIRELENLIERAVILTQGTQLQVPLQELKLEARLVAAPSTTLQDAEREQILRVLREAQWVIGGPDGAAARLGLKRTTLTSKIKKLGLSRPRE; encoded by the coding sequence ATGACTCACCCACCGCCGACGCAGACGGATCAGCTCAACCTCGAACGGTATCGCGCCCTGTTGCGCGTAGCGGAGGCGATCGCCAGCCACTCCGACTTGGCCGCGCTGACGCAGGATCTCGCGCGGTTGCTGCCGTCGGTCGTGCCGGTCAATTTCGTCGGGCTCTCGCTGCACGATCTCCAGCGTGGGGTCATGCGGCTCCATGTGCTGCAGGCCAATGTGCCGGCGGACATCATCGGCGGCCAGGAACGTCCGCCCGACGAAACTCCGGCCGGCTTGGTCTGGGCCACGCAGGAGCCGCTGTTGCTTAACGATCTGACGAAGGAGCAGCGTTGGCCGGAGGTCATCGGCCTGATGCGGGAAGACGGGGTTCAGTCCTGTTGCCTGGTGCCCTTGACCTCGGCGGTCCGCCGCTTGGGTGCGTTGGAATTCTCGAGCCTGGAGAAGGATGTGTACCGGACGTCGGATTTGGAATTGATGCAGCAGGTCGGACGGCAGGTGGCGGTGGCCGTCGAGAATGTCCTCAACCGCGAGGCGGCGGCCGCGTCGCAACGGGACGTGGAGCGGCAGCGGGATCGCTTCGGACTGTTGCTGCGTATGACCAACACGATGGCGTCTACGTTGGATCTGCGCGAGGTATTCAAGGCGGTGAGCCTGTGCCTGCGCGAGATGGTGTCGCAAGAATATGCCAGCCTGGTTCTCTGCGACGGCGACACGCAACGTGTGCGCCTTCACGCCTTGGATTTTCCCGACAATCAAGGGGCGCTGGCCGAGGGCGTGGTCACGGACGTGAGCGATTCTCCGGCCGGTCTGGCCCTGCAGCGGAAACGCCCCGTGGTGGTCAACGAGCGTCAGGAGCTGGAAACCTTTGCGCACGCCGTGCTCCGTCTGCTGGTCGAGAAGGGGTTCGGTTCCATCTGCTCGCTGCCCCTCTTGTCGCGCGACCGGGTGATCGGCTGTTTGAATCTGGCCAGCCGCCAAGAGCATGCCTTCAGCGCGCAAGATGTCGAGTTCTTGAGCCAGGTGGCCGGGCAGGTCGCCCTTGCCGTTGAGAACGCGTTAGCCTATCAGGAGATCAGGGCGCTCAAGGACCGCTTGACCGAAGAGAAGCTCTACCTCGAAGAAGAGATTCGTCTGGAATATGGCTTCGACGACATCATCGGCGAAAGCCGTGTACTCAAGCAGGTGTTGGGGCAGGTAGAGATCGTGGCGCCGACCGACGCCACCGTGTTGATCCAGGGCGAAACCGGGACCGGAAAGGAACTCATCGCCCGGGCCATCCATCGGCTCAGCGGCCGCCGGCAGCGCACCTTTGTGAAGCTCAACTGCGCAGCCATTCCGACCGGCCTGTTGGAGAGTGAGCTGTTCGGCCACGAGCGGGGCGCCTTCACGGGGGCCATTTCCCAAAAGATCGGCCGCTTCGAGTTGGCCCACGAGGGCACGATCTTTCTCGACGAAGTGGGCGAGATCCCGCTGGAGCTGCAGTCGAAGCTGCTCCGCGTGCTCCAGGAGCAGGAGTTCGAGCGGCTCGGGAGCACCCGCACGATCCGCGTGGACATCCGGCTGGTGGCTGCCACGAACCGGGACCTGGCGAAGCTGGTCGAAGAGGGCCGGTTTCGAAGCGATCTGTACTATCGGCTGAACGTGTTCCCGGTCACGATGCCGCCGCTGCGCGACCGGCGAGAGGATATTCCGATGCTCGTGCGGTATTTCACGCAGCACTATGCCGCGCGCATGAAGAAGCCGATCGAATCGATTCCCGCCCCGACCCTGGAGGCGTTGTCGCGTTATGCGTGGCCGGGCAACATCCGTGAATTGGAAAATCTGATCGAGCGCGCGGTCATCCTTACCCAGGGGACTCAACTCCAGGTGCCGCTCCAGGAGCTGAAGCTGGAAGCGCGGCTGGTTGCGGCACCGAGCACCACCTTGCAGGATGCGGAACGGGAGCAGATCC
- a CDS encoding nucleotidyltransferase domain-containing protein, producing MNSATIVRFLREHIPDLVAIYQFGSQVRGDATPDSDIDLAILAKRTLPSERLFELGQELAARLGRDVDLLDLKRASTVMRAQVLATGRILDSREGSARAEFEMYAYSDYARLNEERRQPVRQSNQAGCDRAQSAACLRDRH from the coding sequence ATGAACAGTGCGACGATCGTGCGATTTCTGCGGGAGCACATTCCCGACCTCGTGGCCATCTACCAGTTCGGCTCACAGGTCCGAGGCGATGCGACCCCGGACAGCGACATTGACCTCGCCATCCTTGCCAAGCGGACGCTTCCCAGTGAGCGGCTCTTCGAATTGGGTCAAGAACTCGCCGCTCGACTTGGTCGAGATGTGGACCTGCTCGATCTCAAGCGAGCCTCCACGGTCATGCGTGCACAGGTCCTTGCCACCGGCCGCATCCTCGACAGCAGAGAGGGCTCCGCTCGGGCTGAATTTGAAATGTACGCCTACTCCGACTATGCAAGGCTGAACGAAGAACGGAGGCAACCTGTTCGACAATCAAACCAAGCAGGATGCGATCGTGCTCAATCTGCAGCGTGCCTGCGAGACCGCCATTGA
- a CDS encoding DUF86 domain-containing protein, giving the protein MFDNQTKQDAIVLNLQRACETAIDLAMYVIRRNGLGLPQESRKAFGLLEKAGLLPAELANRFQRMVGFRNVAVHDYTSLNLEILNTIITTHLDNFRRFSSTIVKACA; this is encoded by the coding sequence CTGTTCGACAATCAAACCAAGCAGGATGCGATCGTGCTCAATCTGCAGCGTGCCTGCGAGACCGCCATTGATCTCGCCATGTATGTGATCAGGCGTAACGGGTTGGGACTTCCGCAGGAAAGCAGAAAGGCGTTTGGCTTGCTAGAGAAAGCGGGACTGCTCCCGGCCGAGTTGGCGAACCGATTCCAGCGAATGGTCGGCTTCCGCAACGTCGCTGTTCATGACTACACCAGCCTAAACCTGGAGATCCTCAATACGATCATCACCACTCACCTCGACAACTTTCGCCGATTCTCATCCACCATCGTCAAGGCCTGCGCGTAG